A section of the Gammaproteobacteria bacterium genome encodes:
- a CDS encoding IS3 family transposase, translated as MRRPRRNHTAVFKAKVAIAAVKGDQTLAQLAARFDVHPNQITQCKAELLRRAAE; from the coding sequence ATGAGACGACCCCGCCGTAACCACACAGCGGTATTCAAAGCGAAGGTGGCGATAGCCGCCGTCAAAGGCGACCAGACGCTGGCGCAGTTGGCCGCGCGTTTCGATGTGCACCCGAACCAGATCACGCAATGCAAGGCCGAGCTCTTGCGGCGGGCGGCTGAG